A window of Heptranchias perlo isolate sHepPer1 chromosome 43, sHepPer1.hap1, whole genome shotgun sequence contains these coding sequences:
- the ccdc85b gene encoding coiled-coil domain-containing protein 85B, translating to MSGGDGALLPMESEDELSNWDKGDLIQRLRRAETDKISALVQRGNLIKGVNRQLQEHLLEIRQLREVNGQLQEENQELRGLCCFLDEDRAKVHKLARDWQLFGRYAAKVMREDVGGYLRKLADLERLQAELVKENLGLRELCLLFEAGCGRGSDASPAGSSDLNIPCGPRDLGDGSSSTGSVGSPEQLHLVCSPQD from the coding sequence ATGAGCGGAGGAGACGGTGCGTTGCTCCCCATGGAATCCGAGGACGAGCTCAGCAACTGGGACAAAGGGGACCTGATCCAGAGGCTCCGCAGGGCAGAGACGGACAAGATCTCAGCTTTGGTGCAGCGTGGGAACCTGATCAAGGGGGTCAACCGGCAGCTCCAGGAGCATCTCCTGGAGATCAGGCAGCTGAGGGAGGTCAACGGGCAGCTGCAGGAGGAGAACCAGGAGCTCCGgggcctctgctgcttcctggatgAGGACAGGGCGAAGGTCCATAAGTTGGCCCGGGACTGGCAGCTCTTTGGGCGCTACGCCGCCAAGGTGATGAGGGAGGACGTCGGGGGCTACCTGAGGAAGCTCGCCGACCTGGAGAGGCTGCAGGCGGAGCTGGTGAAGGAGAACCTGGGGCTCAGGGAGCTCTGCCTGCTCTTCGAGGCTggctgtgggagggggtcggaTGCCAGCCCGGCCGGCTCTTCGGATCTCAACATCCCCTGTGGACCCAGGGATTTGGGCGATGGCAGCTCCAGCACAGGCAGTGTGGGGAGCCCGGAGCAGCTGCATCTGGTTTGTTCCCCCCAAGATTAG